The Pantoea cypripedii genomic sequence ATTCACTAAGCGGAAATACATTAAAAAAAGTCATCTTATTTTCCATTTAGATTTCGATGAATTGGATATACCCAAATCAATCTCCTGGCAAGCAATTCGACTGCAAGTTCAGGATTTAAAGGTATGTTAAGACCCATAGAATCAGGAGTTATGCCCCTGAAACCCTAAGGACCAAACAACTATACCTTGGTACAAACCACTAAAGAATTAGGACTATCTTCCAGACATTAAGGACTTTCTTGCTCTTGGTGTGCGCATCTTCGAGTGCGATTTTCATTTGAAAAATTAGAGTGTTGAAAAATAAAAACGGAAACCGATTGCACGGTATCCGTTAGGTACTGTCATGAAGAATCAATAGGAGGGACGGTCTCGGTAGACATAATTGAGCGCAACAGGTGCCTCAATTCCTGCAATCTGACAAGTTTGACGGTACTGTCTGATTGTCCACATTTTGTTATTCACTTTCCAGGGTATCGGTAAGGTTAGTCGAGTCTCATTTTGATCTATAAGCCACAAAGGGAAATCATGAAAATCATAATCCTGCCAACCTCTTAATCCTTCCCATACATCCGTAGAACAGCAGATATAGGGTTTTTTGCCATGTAATCCGTTCAAACATACCCATTCAAGCAAAGTATGGAATGCTTCTAACACATCAGATGAACGGATACCTTCAGTACCCGTGATATTTAGCCTCAACGCAAGTTTATCAAGACCAGGATTGAACTTAGTTGCCTTCAATGCCGCAATAATATTTCTTAGCTGTGTACGAATATCACCAGCTGAAAAAGTGAAGTCATGCCATGCCCCCAGCTCAAAGCCTGCGTTTCTGGCATCTGCCCAATGTTTTACAAACAAAGAATCCTGGCTCTTAACCCCCTCGCTAATTTTAAAAAATACGTGATTCACGCATGCATCTCTAATGCTCTGCCACGAAATATCCTCATTACCATCGCAATAAGAAATTTCAATGCCTTTATCATAACAAGTATTCATAATGATAATTATCTCATGTTAGAAATTAAAAACCAGATTAGAAATTGAAAACCAGTTAAACAAAATAACGAACATGGATTAGGAAAAGATAAAAGACATAGAAGAAATCAAAAATTCGTGACAGAGCAATAGTGTCTTCAATAATGCATATTATAACTACTTATTTTCGCACATCATAATCCAGTTATCGTTTATTAACATCAACCAGCTATTACGATCAATAGGCTTAAACAGCAATGTCAGATCTTTTCCTTTCTCTCCTAAAATGACATATCCTGGTGGGAGTTTGTCATCATTGTAGATTTTAAGGTCGCTAATTTTAGCTTGAATGACACCCTTTTTAGCCGTAACAGTCTGCAATTGCAATGCTCTGTCAAAAACAATACCATTATTGTCCTTATCACTCTTCACACCGAAAAGAGTAAGTTTATTAGCTTGAGGCCACCAGGTAATGACTCCATTGAACTGGTAAGGACTTTGATACTGATCGATTAAGTTCGCACCCTGTATAATGCTGGAGCAAGGTTGTTCGGGACGTTTCGCGCTTTCAAAATAATTCCAAAGCGACCAAGACATCAATGCCCCTCCCAAAACGCAAACAATAGCCATCAATACGAGGAATAGAGTTCGTATCGACATTTATTCTCCTTAGAAAGTTCCCCTTCGCACTCCGCAACCCAGAATTTAGGACCATTGGAGGCAATGTAAACATTTGTGATTGATTTAGGTAATTTAGAGCGTCGCTGTTCCAGAACTTCGCTACTGATGCCTCGCAATGAACTCAAGTGGAAGGTGACCTCCCCTATATTACTCTCAAATGGAAAAGCTTGTGGCTCCGGATTCACAAGTTTATACACACATGTTAGCAATGTGGGTAACATAAATATAACCAATCCGAATAATACTAGTTTTTTTTCATGAATGAACCGTCCTGAATTCAGTTTTTCTCTGCCCAACTGAGACAGCGTTAACTCTGGTAATGCAGTCAGTTCAGCGTTTCCAGCATCTGCAACAACTTCAGCTGCTATCTCCTCATGCGCAGGGCTGTTCAATACACGCTCTTCTGGCTCAGGGCATTTGGTGAGATTTAAAGTGATCCCATGGCGAGGAATAGTCTTGATCACAGAATAAGGCAAACCCGCAATTTGCAGTTTCCGGCGTAACATTTTGATAAGTTGGTGATAACTGGATTCGCCTACAATGGTCCCTCGGCTATGCCAGATTTCCTCAATGATCGTTTCTTTCTTCCCTTTGCCACTGATAATCAGTTCAAGCAATCGACGTTCATTAGGCGTCAAA encodes the following:
- a CDS encoding glycoside hydrolase family 25 protein translates to MNTCYDKGIEISYCDGNEDISWQSIRDACVNHVFFKISEGVKSQDSLFVKHWADARNAGFELGAWHDFTFSAGDIRTQLRNIIAALKATKFNPGLDKLALRLNITGTEGIRSSDVLEAFHTLLEWVCLNGLHGKKPYICCSTDVWEGLRGWQDYDFHDFPLWLIDQNETRLTLPIPWKVNNKMWTIRQYRQTCQIAGIEAPVALNYVYRDRPSY
- a CDS encoding winged helix-turn-helix domain-containing protein, with the protein product MNQNEISLSPEITFIQERSCLSSPGQEDIHLTPNERRLLELIISGKGKKETIIEEIWHSRGTIVGESSYHQLIKMLRRKLQIAGLPYSVIKTIPRHGITLNLTKCPEPEERVLNSPAHEEIAAEVVADAGNAELTALPELTLSQLGREKLNSGRFIHEKKLVLFGLVIFMLPTLLTCVYKLVNPEPQAFPFESNIGEVTFHLSSLRGISSEVLEQRRSKLPKSITNVYIASNGPKFWVAECEGELSKENKCRYELYSSY